One Bradyrhizobium zhanjiangense DNA segment encodes these proteins:
- a CDS encoding type I secretion system permease/ATPase: MTNFERWGVIPLPASRYRIQLSHLTRLGAVARQWAEDAELRTQGPIAWAKHLVEILRRRLFSSLPRPGSDYDESQSELSAFLRSCRRIFWALAAFSGMSNLLMLTGSFFMLQVYDRVLPGRSIPTLVALMVLATVLYLFQGGLDLVRSRISARVGRYFDERLGVRIFDALVRLPLKTRADGDGLQPVRDLDQVRSFLSSGGPTALFDLPWMPIYLGVCFLFHFWIGVTALAGALVLVGITMLTETRTRGPAKATSRLAVSRTALALEGRRNAEVLQAMGMRQQAALRWQDVNAKYLAAHERASDVANGLGGASKLFRAILQSLVLAVGAVLVINQESTAGIIIAGSILTARALAPVEMAIANWKGFVAARQSGQRLDHLLKLLPHEEERLALPPPAETLTVEHLYIGAPNSERPTISEVSFQLRSGQAVGIIGPSGSGKSTLARALVGVWPSMRGRIRLDNAALDHWSSDALGKHIGYLPQDVELFDGSIAMNIARFDPQATAAAVLEASHAAGAHDLILSLPDGYSTKIGEGGLALSAGQRQRIGLARAFYGKPFLVVLDEPSSNLDAEGEEALTEAILNVRRRGGIVAVVAHRPKALEGVDHVLCLGEGRVQSFGKREEVLRKVLRNPVPLKVVAEAQGGGR; this comes from the coding sequence ATGACAAACTTTGAACGGTGGGGGGTAATCCCCCTGCCAGCCAGCCGTTATCGGATCCAACTTTCGCATTTGACGAGACTTGGGGCCGTCGCACGACAGTGGGCGGAAGATGCCGAACTGCGGACGCAAGGGCCGATCGCCTGGGCGAAGCACCTCGTCGAAATCTTGCGGCGACGACTGTTCTCCAGTCTTCCGCGGCCGGGTAGCGACTATGATGAGTCGCAGTCGGAGCTGTCGGCTTTCCTGCGGTCCTGCCGCCGGATATTCTGGGCTCTCGCGGCCTTCAGCGGGATGAGCAATCTCCTCATGCTCACCGGCTCGTTTTTCATGCTGCAGGTCTACGATCGGGTGCTGCCCGGGCGCAGCATACCGACGCTGGTCGCCTTGATGGTTCTGGCCACGGTGCTTTACCTGTTTCAGGGCGGGCTCGACCTCGTCAGGAGCAGGATCAGCGCCCGGGTCGGCCGGTATTTCGATGAAAGGCTCGGCGTTCGCATATTCGACGCGCTTGTTCGCCTGCCCTTGAAGACCAGAGCCGATGGCGACGGCTTGCAGCCGGTGCGGGACCTTGATCAGGTCCGCAGCTTCCTGTCGAGCGGAGGGCCGACGGCGCTGTTCGATCTGCCCTGGATGCCGATCTATCTCGGCGTCTGCTTCCTCTTCCACTTCTGGATTGGCGTCACTGCGCTGGCCGGCGCGCTGGTGCTGGTCGGGATTACGATGCTCACGGAAACACGCACGCGAGGCCCGGCAAAGGCGACCTCGCGCCTCGCCGTTTCGCGTACCGCACTGGCGCTCGAGGGGCGGCGAAACGCCGAAGTTCTGCAGGCCATGGGCATGCGGCAACAGGCGGCTTTGCGTTGGCAGGATGTGAACGCGAAGTATCTCGCGGCCCATGAGCGGGCCAGCGATGTCGCGAACGGACTCGGTGGTGCGTCCAAGCTTTTTCGAGCGATCCTGCAATCGCTGGTTCTTGCCGTTGGCGCAGTCCTCGTCATCAATCAGGAATCGACGGCCGGCATCATCATTGCCGGATCGATCCTCACCGCGCGGGCACTGGCGCCGGTCGAAATGGCCATTGCGAACTGGAAAGGATTCGTCGCCGCGCGGCAATCGGGGCAACGGCTCGATCATTTGCTGAAGCTTCTGCCTCACGAGGAGGAGCGGCTGGCGTTGCCTCCTCCTGCCGAGACTCTCACCGTCGAGCATCTCTATATCGGCGCGCCAAACTCGGAGAGGCCCACCATCAGCGAAGTGTCATTCCAACTGCGGAGCGGACAGGCCGTTGGAATCATTGGACCGAGCGGATCCGGCAAATCAACGCTGGCACGTGCACTGGTGGGGGTATGGCCGAGCATGCGGGGCAGGATCCGGCTCGACAACGCCGCGCTCGATCACTGGTCTTCGGACGCCCTGGGCAAGCACATCGGTTATCTGCCCCAGGATGTCGAATTGTTCGACGGCAGCATTGCAATGAACATCGCACGGTTCGACCCGCAGGCAACAGCCGCCGCTGTTCTGGAAGCCTCGCATGCCGCGGGCGCGCACGATCTCATCCTTTCGCTTCCGGACGGCTACAGCACGAAAATCGGCGAAGGGGGACTGGCGTTGTCCGCCGGGCAGCGGCAGCGCATCGGTCTCGCACGTGCCTTCTACGGCAAACCCTTCCTGGTCGTGCTCGATGAGCCGTCTTCCAATCTCGATGCGGAGGGCGAGGAGGCCTTGACCGAGGCGATCCTGAACGTGCGCCGCCGGGGAGGGATTGTCGCCGTTGTCGCGCATCGCCCGAAGGCGCTGGAAGGTGTGGACCATGTCTTGTGCCTCGGGGAAGGCAGGGTTCAGTCCTTCGGCAAGAGAGAGGAGGTTCTCAGGAAAGTGTTGCGAAATCCGGTACCGCTCAAGGTCGTCGCGGAAGCTCAAGGAGGAGGTCGATGA
- a CDS encoding HlyD family type I secretion periplasmic adaptor subunit produces the protein MSGQVAPALQSIQRYMIVGMIMFALVTFGVGGWATTTQLSGAVIAQGVVVVDSSVKKVQHATGGIVGELRVREGDRVNAGDVLIRLDETQTLANATIVTNSIDELLARQARLEAERDGAEELKFPKVLLDRAKENNSEASRAVTAERKLFELRRQARSGQKAQLQEKSAQLENEIKGYTGQTEAKQKEVDFIRQELEGVRSLWQKNLVPITRLNSLERDAARLEGERSQLAGMIAQSKGKISEIGLQIIQIDQDLRTEVGKDLIETRSKLSELGERKTAAVDQLNRVDIRAPQSGRVHELSVHTVGGVISPGEQIMLIVPDADSLAIEVKIAPRDIDQVYVGQTATMRFAAFNQKTTPEIDGEVSVVSADITQDQRAGTSYYTGRVLLKPEELAKLGSAKLLPGMPVEVFIKTAGRTALSYLLKPLHDQAERAFKER, from the coding sequence ATGAGCGGTCAGGTAGCGCCGGCACTGCAATCCATCCAGCGTTACATGATCGTCGGAATGATCATGTTCGCTCTGGTAACCTTTGGGGTCGGCGGCTGGGCGACAACGACCCAATTGTCGGGCGCGGTGATCGCCCAAGGCGTTGTCGTAGTGGATTCGAGCGTGAAGAAGGTCCAGCACGCCACTGGCGGGATCGTGGGAGAGTTGCGCGTGCGGGAGGGCGACCGGGTCAACGCAGGCGACGTCTTGATCCGCCTTGACGAGACTCAGACGCTCGCAAATGCGACGATTGTCACCAACAGCATCGATGAGCTGCTCGCGCGGCAGGCTCGTCTCGAGGCCGAGCGCGATGGCGCAGAGGAGCTCAAGTTTCCCAAGGTGCTGCTCGACCGGGCCAAGGAGAACAACTCCGAGGCGAGCCGGGCAGTTACCGCGGAGCGGAAGCTGTTTGAGCTGCGTCGACAGGCGAGGAGCGGCCAAAAGGCACAGCTGCAGGAGAAAAGCGCGCAGCTGGAAAACGAGATCAAGGGTTATACGGGGCAGACCGAGGCCAAGCAGAAGGAGGTCGATTTTATTCGCCAGGAGCTGGAAGGCGTGCGCAGCCTTTGGCAAAAAAATCTGGTGCCGATCACGCGGCTCAATTCCCTTGAGCGCGACGCTGCCCGCCTCGAAGGTGAGCGCAGTCAGTTGGCTGGCATGATCGCTCAGTCGAAGGGCAAGATATCCGAAATCGGACTCCAGATCATTCAGATCGACCAGGACCTGCGAACGGAGGTCGGTAAGGACCTGATCGAAACGCGCTCGAAACTGTCCGAGCTGGGCGAGCGCAAGACTGCGGCGGTCGATCAATTGAATCGGGTGGATATCAGGGCACCGCAATCCGGCCGCGTCCACGAGCTCAGCGTCCACACTGTTGGGGGCGTCATCTCTCCCGGCGAGCAAATCATGCTGATCGTACCTGACGCGGATTCGCTTGCAATCGAGGTCAAGATCGCACCGCGCGATATCGATCAGGTCTATGTGGGGCAGACCGCGACAATGCGCTTCGCAGCGTTCAACCAGAAGACCACGCCCGAAATCGACGGGGAGGTCAGCGTGGTCTCAGCGGACATTACGCAGGATCAGCGTGCCGGCACGAGCTATTACACAGGGCGCGTCCTGCTGAAGCCCGAAGAGCTGGCGAAACTCGGGTCGGCCAAGCTGCTGCCCGGCATGCCGGTGGAGGTCTTCATCAAGACGGCGGGTCGGACCGCGCTGTCCTATCTGCTCAAGCCGCTCCACGATCAGGCGGAGCGCGCATTCAAGGAGCGCTGA
- a CDS encoding LamG-like jellyroll fold domain-containing protein yields the protein MSGSWGFFGHLARRIIHDSATSDRETIIDGKRDASHSPLIFETLEPRLLLAADPLGITAGYAFNEASGTTTADASGHGIVGTLTNGATFAAGRYGNAVALDGVNDFVDLGNPTALQLTGSMTLSAWVYVRSFPADDAPIVSKRTWGESGYQLDITADTGPRTIGFKLTNSSGGQMFRYGATALQPNTWYHVAGVYDAAGQTLNVYLNGVLDNGQLTGTVTSSQQNSTANVYIGSRPGRTGFDFPGLIDDVRIANHALTPDQIQTDMATPLAGTADTIAPTVSLTPPASIVSGTVSLAASASDNIGVAGVKFLLDGNTLIGTEDTTSPYGVSWTTTTASNGSHALTAQARDAANNITTSTPVNITVDNQAPTGTVTINGGAAATNSTSVTLTLTATDAVTSVKQMRFSNSGSSYSTAEAFAPTKAWTLSNATGTKTVYVQFMDAAGNWSAAVTDTIVLDTTAPTISGQAATNITGSTARVTWTTNEAATSRVEYGLTTSYGSSTTLDATLVTAHSVALTGLAPNTTYNYRVRSIDAAGNEGIGSNATFTTTATQDTTPPSTPTGLVATAASTTQINLSWNASTDNVAVTGYQVFRNGAQVGTPTTTTFSDTGLSPGTSYTYTVRARDAAANLSGQSTPASATTLTPDTTLPTATITGPTGSATVSGTITISANASDNAGVAGVTFLVDNIAVGGGEDLTSPYSVSWDTTTVANGVHTITARARDTSGNTGDSLPVSITVSNTQTPGLVAAYSFDEGSGTTAGDSSGQSNLATLNNGVAWVAGKNGRAASFDGVNDFISIPNSASTNISGNALTLSMWINPQALASGDSVVIGKFWNTTMSSPYYQYGLELRGGNQTDFYIGTSSGALVAAGGTTLPFNQWSHLAITFDGAQVKTYVNGTLVNTQALSATITARGNPMRIGADASTAQFYKGALDDLRIYNRALTLAQVQSDMTTPVGNPTAGSPQVLIDSPINGAQVSGIVNVTADATDDTGIANVQFYIDNVATGSPDTTDPYALAWDTRTASNGAHTITAKATDIDGHATLSAPITVNVANSSFFQNEILATGFNLPTAIKFLPDGRMLVVELAGTIKILPPPYTTPDPTPFLQLTNIGSAGVQQGIYDIALDPNFNTNHYYYIFYTLGTPNVDRFSRFTANATLTGTIPGSEFVIYQDTEIANAEHHGGAINFSNDGKILLTTGEHFQAGESQDLTKPRGKILRYNMDGTVPTDNPFYDGNGPNYDAVWALGLRNPFRAYYDAPTGRLIIGDVGGNVYSTAIEEIDIGARGANYGWPNVETPDGNPAYTAPAYYYPHNGRDAAVVAGFVYHGTQFPSSYQGSFFFADYTQNWIKRLTFDANGNVTGVFNFEPADGSVDGPYGDIVYLTEGPDGALYYVDLGYSDISGTFGVSKIRRIEFIESDLPPVATASASPTKGPSPLTVNFSSSGSSDPEGKPLTYSWNFGDGATSTAANPSHTYTVSGPYQARLTVSDGVNSTLSTPIAISVGNSPVVSLLAPTDGATFRAGDVITFSGTATDAEDGTLPASAYTWNIDFLHEGHVHPGIPITGVMNGTFTIPTSGHDFSGFTRYRITLTVTDSSGLQSSQSVTIFPDKVNLNFATAPSGLTLYLDGIAHATPFTYDTLIGFNHEIEARNTTVGTTTYNFASWSDGGTQDHIIVVPVGGATYTATYNAVTTPAPLAFIQANSATPQTNQTQVSVSYTNAQTTGNTNILVIGWNNTTSNITSVTDSAGNVYQLAVPTARGSGISQAIYYAPNIKQAAAGANTVTVTFDTATQYVDIRALEYSGLALINPFDVGTSASGTTSSASTGAVTTSTAHELIIGAGTTTGGFTAAGSGFTTRVITTPDLDIAEDRFVTATGSYSATASLQGSAAWVMQVATFKAVG from the coding sequence ATGTCGGGTTCCTGGGGCTTTTTCGGCCATCTGGCGCGACGGATCATTCACGACAGCGCGACGAGCGATCGCGAGACGATCATCGACGGCAAACGCGATGCCAGCCATTCGCCGCTGATCTTCGAAACGCTCGAACCGCGCCTGTTGCTCGCCGCAGACCCGCTCGGCATCACGGCCGGCTACGCCTTCAACGAGGCCTCGGGCACCACGACGGCAGATGCGTCGGGTCACGGCATCGTCGGCACGCTCACGAACGGTGCGACCTTCGCAGCCGGAAGATACGGCAATGCGGTCGCACTCGACGGCGTGAACGACTTCGTCGATCTCGGGAATCCGACAGCGCTGCAACTGACTGGCAGCATGACCCTCAGTGCGTGGGTTTACGTCCGCTCGTTCCCCGCTGACGATGCGCCCATTGTATCCAAGCGCACCTGGGGCGAATCCGGATACCAGCTTGACATCACTGCGGACACTGGACCTCGCACGATCGGATTCAAGCTCACCAACAGCTCGGGCGGACAGATGTTCCGCTACGGCGCGACGGCGCTGCAGCCCAACACCTGGTATCACGTCGCCGGCGTCTATGACGCCGCGGGCCAAACTTTGAACGTCTATCTCAATGGCGTCCTCGACAACGGACAGTTGACCGGCACGGTCACGAGTTCCCAGCAGAACTCGACGGCCAACGTGTATATCGGCAGTCGGCCGGGCCGTACAGGATTCGACTTTCCTGGCCTTATCGATGACGTGCGCATCGCCAATCATGCGCTCACCCCCGATCAGATCCAAACCGATATGGCAACCCCCCTCGCCGGAACAGCAGACACGATTGCCCCGACCGTGTCCCTCACGCCTCCGGCCTCGATCGTATCCGGCACCGTGAGCCTCGCAGCGAGCGCGTCGGATAACATCGGCGTTGCCGGAGTCAAGTTTCTGCTCGATGGCAACACTCTGATCGGCACGGAGGATACTACCTCGCCGTACGGTGTCTCATGGACCACGACCACGGCATCGAACGGCTCGCATGCGCTGACCGCGCAGGCACGCGATGCTGCCAACAACATAACGACTTCGACGCCGGTCAACATTACGGTCGACAATCAAGCGCCGACCGGTACGGTGACGATCAACGGCGGCGCCGCGGCAACCAACAGCACCTCAGTCACGCTTACGCTCACTGCGACCGATGCAGTGACTTCCGTCAAACAGATGCGCTTCTCCAACAGCGGGAGTTCGTATTCGACGGCGGAAGCCTTCGCCCCGACCAAGGCCTGGACGTTGTCGAACGCAACAGGCACCAAGACGGTCTATGTCCAGTTCATGGATGCCGCGGGCAACTGGTCCGCGGCGGTGACAGATACCATCGTGCTCGACACAACCGCACCAACGATTTCCGGGCAGGCAGCAACGAACATTACCGGCAGCACCGCGCGAGTCACATGGACGACCAATGAGGCCGCGACTTCGCGGGTCGAGTATGGGCTGACGACCAGTTACGGATCGTCGACGACGCTTGATGCGACCTTGGTGACGGCACACAGCGTTGCGCTAACCGGTCTTGCTCCCAACACCACTTACAACTACCGCGTTCGTTCGATCGACGCTGCCGGGAACGAAGGGATCGGCTCAAACGCCACATTCACGACGACTGCCACCCAGGACACCACGCCGCCATCGACTCCTACAGGCCTGGTGGCGACCGCGGCTTCGACAACGCAGATCAATCTTTCGTGGAACGCCTCGACCGACAACGTTGCGGTCACCGGCTATCAGGTCTTCCGCAATGGTGCGCAGGTTGGCACCCCGACGACGACCACGTTCAGCGATACCGGTCTGTCGCCAGGCACATCCTACACTTATACCGTGCGGGCGAGGGATGCGGCGGCGAACCTCTCTGGACAATCCACACCTGCCAGTGCCACCACGCTGACGCCCGACACGACGCTACCTACGGCCACGATCACAGGGCCGACGGGATCAGCGACCGTTTCAGGTACGATCACGATCAGTGCCAATGCATCCGACAATGCCGGAGTGGCGGGCGTGACCTTCCTGGTGGACAATATCGCGGTCGGCGGGGGCGAAGACCTGACATCACCCTACAGCGTCAGCTGGGACACGACGACGGTCGCGAATGGTGTCCACACGATTACGGCGCGCGCACGGGATACCTCCGGAAACACCGGCGATTCGCTGCCCGTCAGCATCACGGTGTCAAACACTCAAACACCGGGTCTGGTCGCTGCCTATTCCTTCGATGAAGGATCCGGAACGACTGCGGGCGATTCCTCAGGGCAGTCAAACCTAGCGACACTCAACAACGGCGTTGCTTGGGTGGCCGGCAAGAATGGCCGCGCCGCGAGCTTTGACGGAGTCAACGACTTCATTTCCATTCCAAACTCTGCCTCGACCAACATCTCCGGTAATGCTCTTACACTGTCGATGTGGATCAATCCCCAGGCGCTCGCGAGCGGCGATTCTGTCGTCATCGGTAAGTTCTGGAATACGACAATGTCGTCGCCCTACTACCAGTATGGACTCGAACTGCGCGGCGGCAATCAGACCGATTTCTATATTGGTACGTCCAGCGGCGCGCTCGTCGCCGCCGGAGGGACCACTTTGCCATTCAACCAGTGGTCCCACCTCGCCATCACTTTTGATGGTGCGCAGGTCAAGACCTATGTCAACGGAACTCTCGTCAACACGCAGGCGCTGTCAGCAACGATCACGGCGCGCGGCAATCCCATGCGCATCGGAGCGGATGCCTCGACCGCGCAATTCTACAAGGGAGCGCTCGACGATCTGCGCATCTACAACCGCGCGCTGACGCTGGCCCAAGTGCAATCGGACATGACGACGCCCGTCGGAAACCCGACGGCCGGATCACCGCAGGTCTTGATAGATTCCCCCATCAATGGGGCGCAGGTTAGCGGCATCGTCAACGTGACTGCAGATGCAACCGACGATACCGGCATCGCCAATGTGCAGTTCTATATCGACAATGTGGCAACCGGCTCCCCCGACACGACCGATCCTTACGCTCTTGCGTGGGACACGCGTACGGCGAGTAACGGCGCGCACACGATCACCGCGAAAGCGACCGACATAGACGGCCACGCGACATTGTCAGCACCGATAACCGTCAACGTCGCGAACAGCAGTTTCTTCCAGAACGAAATTCTCGCGACGGGATTCAATCTGCCGACCGCGATCAAATTCCTCCCCGACGGCCGCATGCTGGTGGTGGAACTTGCGGGCACAATCAAAATATTGCCGCCACCCTATACCACGCCCGATCCAACGCCTTTCCTGCAACTCACCAACATCGGCTCGGCAGGCGTGCAGCAAGGCATCTATGACATAGCGCTCGACCCAAACTTCAACACCAATCACTACTATTACATCTTCTATACGTTGGGCACACCGAACGTGGATCGCTTCTCGCGCTTCACAGCGAATGCAACCTTGACGGGTACCATCCCGGGCAGCGAGTTCGTCATCTATCAGGATACGGAAATTGCCAATGCCGAGCACCACGGCGGAGCAATCAACTTCAGCAACGACGGCAAGATCCTGCTCACGACCGGAGAGCATTTCCAGGCCGGAGAATCCCAGGATCTCACGAAGCCGCGCGGCAAGATCCTGCGATACAACATGGATGGCACCGTTCCCACCGATAATCCGTTCTATGACGGCAACGGACCGAACTACGATGCAGTATGGGCGCTTGGTCTACGGAATCCCTTCCGCGCCTACTACGACGCGCCCACAGGGCGACTGATCATCGGCGATGTCGGCGGGAACGTCTATTCAACCGCAATCGAAGAAATCGACATTGGAGCGAGGGGTGCCAATTACGGCTGGCCGAACGTAGAAACTCCGGACGGAAATCCCGCCTACACTGCACCGGCTTACTACTACCCGCACAATGGACGCGACGCGGCAGTCGTCGCCGGGTTTGTCTATCACGGCACACAATTCCCAAGCAGCTATCAGGGCAGCTTCTTTTTCGCGGATTACACTCAGAACTGGATCAAGCGCCTGACGTTCGACGCCAACGGAAACGTCACCGGCGTCTTCAATTTCGAGCCAGCCGACGGCTCGGTAGATGGCCCCTACGGCGACATTGTCTACTTGACCGAAGGCCCCGATGGCGCGCTTTACTATGTCGACCTCGGCTATTCCGATATCAGCGGCACATTCGGCGTAAGCAAAATCCGCCGCATCGAGTTCATTGAATCGGATCTGCCACCGGTAGCGACGGCTTCCGCATCACCAACGAAAGGACCCAGCCCGCTCACCGTCAACTTCTCCAGTAGCGGTTCATCTGATCCGGAAGGAAAGCCTCTCACCTATTCGTGGAACTTCGGTGACGGCGCGACCTCGACCGCGGCCAACCCGTCGCACACATATACGGTCTCCGGCCCGTATCAGGCCCGGCTGACGGTCTCCGACGGAGTCAATTCCACGCTATCGACCCCGATCGCGATCAGCGTCGGCAATAGTCCCGTTGTCAGCCTCCTTGCGCCAACCGATGGCGCGACCTTCAGGGCGGGCGACGTGATCACATTCAGCGGCACCGCAACCGATGCCGAAGATGGCACACTCCCCGCAAGTGCCTATACCTGGAATATCGACTTCCTCCATGAAGGCCATGTTCATCCCGGGATTCCCATCACCGGCGTGATGAACGGAACGTTCACGATTCCGACCAGCGGTCACGACTTCAGCGGGTTCACGCGGTATCGAATAACGCTGACCGTAACCGATTCCAGCGGGCTGCAATCGAGCCAATCCGTCACCATCTTCCCCGACAAGGTCAATCTAAACTTCGCGACGGCGCCGAGCGGACTCACGCTGTATCTGGACGGTATCGCGCACGCGACACCTTTCACGTACGATACGCTCATCGGCTTCAATCACGAAATCGAAGCCCGCAACACGACGGTCGGAACGACCACCTACAACTTCGCCTCGTGGTCGGATGGCGGCACTCAGGACCACATTATCGTCGTTCCCGTTGGCGGTGCCACCTACACTGCCACGTACAATGCAGTCACGACGCCGGCACCATTGGCATTCATCCAGGCGAATTCCGCCACCCCGCAAACCAACCAGACCCAGGTATCGGTCTCCTACACGAACGCGCAGACGACAGGGAATACGAACATCCTCGTGATCGGATGGAATAACACCACGTCGAATATCACGTCCGTCACGGACTCGGCCGGCAATGTCTATCAGCTCGCCGTTCCGACAGCGCGAGGCAGCGGCATCAGCCAGGCCATCTACTACGCCCCGAACATCAAGCAAGCCGCCGCCGGCGCGAACACTGTGACAGTGACCTTCGACACTGCGACTCAATACGTGGACATTCGCGCTCTGGAGTACAGCGGTCTCGCTCTCATCAATCCCTTTGATGTCGGCACCTCGGCGTCGGGCACCACCAGTTCAGCCAGCACCGGGGCCGTTACAACCTCCACCGCTCATGAGCTCATTATTGGTGCCGGAACGACGACGGGTGGGTTTACTGCGGCAGGCAGCGGCTTTACCACGCGTGTCATTACAACGCCCGACCTTGATATTGCCGAGGACCGGTTCGTAACCGCGACGGGTAGCTACAGTGCGACCGCATCTCTCCAGGGCTCTGCGGCATGGGTGATGCAGGTCGCGACCTTCAAGGCAGTGGGGTAG